One window from the genome of Parasegetibacter sp. NRK P23 encodes:
- the uvrA gene encoding excinuclease ABC subunit UvrA, whose translation MAKKKSSSNNNSIHIQGARKHNLKNVTVSIPRNKLIVVTGVSGSGKSSLTIDTLFAEGQRRYAESLSAYARQFMQRMGKPEVDFIKGLCPAIAIEQKVITRTPRSTVGSMTEIYDYLRLLFARAGKTISPVSGRQVMKQDVTHVVETINGMKEGDKILVLAPFRFHGKRDVKEELNILLQKGFSRLFDIQGEGLLRIEDVLDAGKESPLHKWKPGKDTYVLIDRLVKRDFEEDDLHRIADSVGTAFYEGEGEIYLEVNSEQLLHFSNRFELDGIRFEEPVPNLFSFNNPYGACPTCEGFSQVLGIDDELVIPDKRLSVYEGAVAPWKGEKLGAWKDQFVRAAKKFDFPVHKPIMDLTKEQYRVLWEGNQYVNGINDFFKEVEQNLYKVQYRVLLSRYRGRTTCPDCGGYRLRKEALYVKVGGLHIGEICEMPVTDLYNWFSKLELSDYDRQVAKRILLEIEHRIKTLLDVGLGYLTLNRLANSLSGGESQRIQLTRSLGSNLTDSLYILDEPSIGLHSRDTERLIHVLKELRNLGNTVVVVEHDELMMREADHIIDMGPLASHLGGEVIAEGDYDEIIANKNSLTGRYLKGELSIDPPKTLRKWKHAIKVEGARQHNLKDITVEFPLNVFCVVTGVSGSGKTTLVKQILYPALMKWLGQPADKVGLHKIVSGDIDKIVQVEMVDQNPIGKSSRSNPVTYIKAYDEIRDLFAKQPLSKMRGFQPKHFSFNVDGGRCDACKGEGEQVVEMQFLADVHLTCEVCGGKKFKEEVLEVTYKEKNIYDVLEMSVDEAIEFFAEAKEVARKIQPLSDVGLGYVKLGQSSDTLSGGEAQRVKLASFLGRGRVQGSILFIFDEPTTGLHFHDIRKLLQSFNALIEQGHSILVIEHNTDVIRSADWIIDLGPEAGLNGGELVYAGVPEGLKKIKKSQTARFID comes from the coding sequence ATGGCAAAGAAGAAAAGCAGCAGCAACAACAATTCTATTCATATACAAGGGGCGCGGAAACACAACCTGAAGAACGTAACCGTTTCTATTCCAAGGAATAAGCTCATCGTTGTGACCGGGGTTTCCGGTTCGGGTAAATCTTCCCTCACCATCGATACACTTTTCGCGGAGGGCCAGCGCCGTTATGCTGAAAGCCTGAGCGCTTATGCCCGCCAGTTTATGCAAAGAATGGGTAAACCAGAGGTGGATTTCATCAAAGGTTTGTGCCCGGCGATCGCTATTGAACAGAAAGTGATCACCCGTACACCCCGTTCTACCGTGGGCAGCATGACGGAAATTTACGATTACCTCCGCCTGCTCTTCGCGCGTGCCGGTAAAACAATATCTCCGGTAAGTGGCCGCCAGGTAATGAAGCAGGATGTGACCCATGTGGTGGAAACCATCAACGGCATGAAAGAGGGCGATAAGATACTCGTGCTTGCGCCTTTCCGGTTCCATGGCAAACGTGATGTAAAGGAAGAGCTGAATATCCTCCTGCAAAAAGGCTTTTCAAGGTTGTTCGATATCCAGGGAGAAGGATTACTCCGCATCGAAGATGTGCTGGATGCCGGGAAAGAGAGTCCCTTGCACAAATGGAAACCGGGAAAAGATACTTATGTATTGATAGACCGTTTGGTGAAACGTGATTTTGAAGAAGATGACCTGCACCGCATCGCGGATTCCGTTGGAACGGCTTTCTATGAAGGAGAAGGTGAAATTTACCTGGAAGTGAACAGCGAACAGTTGCTTCATTTCTCCAACCGCTTCGAACTGGATGGCATCCGTTTCGAGGAACCCGTTCCCAACCTGTTCTCTTTTAACAATCCTTATGGCGCCTGCCCCACTTGTGAAGGTTTCAGCCAGGTACTGGGCATCGACGATGAACTGGTGATCCCGGACAAGAGACTAAGTGTGTACGAAGGTGCCGTAGCGCCCTGGAAAGGAGAGAAGCTCGGTGCCTGGAAGGACCAGTTTGTGCGGGCAGCGAAAAAGTTCGACTTTCCGGTGCACAAGCCCATTATGGACCTCACCAAAGAGCAATACCGTGTATTGTGGGAAGGCAACCAGTATGTGAACGGCATCAACGATTTCTTTAAGGAAGTAGAACAGAACCTCTATAAAGTACAATACCGTGTATTGTTATCGCGGTACCGCGGAAGGACCACCTGTCCCGATTGCGGCGGTTACAGGCTCCGTAAAGAGGCGCTGTACGTGAAAGTGGGCGGACTGCACATCGGTGAAATTTGCGAAATGCCCGTAACCGATCTCTACAACTGGTTCAGTAAACTGGAACTTTCCGATTACGACCGCCAGGTGGCGAAACGCATCCTGCTCGAAATTGAGCACCGCATCAAAACTTTACTGGATGTGGGATTGGGGTACCTTACACTGAACCGCCTCGCCAATTCACTTTCCGGCGGCGAAAGCCAGCGCATCCAACTCACCCGTTCACTGGGCAGTAACCTCACGGATTCCCTGTATATCCTGGATGAACCCTCGATCGGCCTTCATTCCCGCGACACAGAGCGGCTGATCCATGTATTGAAGGAACTGAGAAACCTGGGCAATACCGTTGTGGTTGTGGAACACGATGAACTGATGATGCGCGAAGCCGATCACATCATTGATATGGGACCGTTGGCCAGTCATTTGGGCGGAGAAGTGATTGCCGAAGGAGATTACGATGAAATTATTGCCAACAAGAATAGTTTAACGGGGAGATACCTGAAAGGTGAGCTGAGCATTGATCCGCCGAAAACGCTCCGCAAATGGAAACACGCCATTAAAGTGGAAGGCGCCCGTCAACACAATTTGAAAGACATTACGGTGGAATTCCCGCTGAACGTGTTCTGCGTGGTGACCGGCGTAAGCGGCAGCGGAAAAACAACACTGGTAAAACAAATCTTATACCCGGCGCTCATGAAATGGCTGGGCCAACCGGCGGACAAAGTTGGTTTGCACAAGATTGTTTCCGGCGATATCGATAAGATCGTGCAGGTGGAGATGGTGGACCAGAACCCGATCGGGAAATCTTCGCGCAGCAACCCTGTTACTTACATCAAAGCGTATGATGAGATCCGTGACCTCTTCGCGAAGCAGCCACTCAGTAAAATGCGTGGTTTTCAACCCAAACACTTCTCTTTCAACGTTGACGGCGGTCGTTGTGATGCCTGTAAAGGAGAGGGTGAACAGGTGGTGGAAATGCAGTTCCTGGCTGATGTGCACCTCACCTGCGAGGTGTGTGGCGGCAAAAAGTTCAAAGAAGAAGTGCTGGAAGTAACCTATAAGGAAAAAAATATCTACGATGTGCTGGAAATGAGCGTGGACGAAGCCATTGAATTCTTCGCCGAGGCGAAAGAGGTGGCCCGTAAGATACAACCGCTCAGCGATGTGGGATTAGGCTACGTGAAGCTCGGCCAGTCATCGGATACACTTTCGGGAGGAGAGGCGCAAAGGGTAAAACTGGCCTCGTTTCTGGGCAGGGGCCGGGTACAGGGTTCTATTCTGTTCATCTTTGACGAACCTACTACAGGACTTCACTTCCACGATATCCGGAAACTTTTGCAAAGCTTTAACGCCCTCATCGAACAAGGCCATAGCATCCTTGTTATAGAACATAATACTGATGTAATCAGGAGTGCAGACTGGATCATCGATCTTGGACCCGAGGCCGGCCTGAATGGAGGAGAACTGGTATATGCGGGTGTGCCGGAAGGATTGAAGAAAATTAAGAAAAGCCAGACTGCACGATTTATCGATTGA
- a CDS encoding DUF4293 domain-containing protein, whose protein sequence is MIQRVQTLWLLLAAAASFLTLNFAFYSGTTAEGAYLELNAKENIPILILSVATAVLALVTIFLYKNRKLQLKLTLVGLAVSILTLVLYFRKTSEFVNGNYSIWAILSLVVPVFLFFATRGIYKDEKLIKSLDRLR, encoded by the coding sequence ATGATTCAAAGAGTTCAAACATTGTGGTTACTGCTGGCTGCGGCGGCATCGTTCCTGACGCTGAATTTTGCTTTTTACAGTGGAACTACGGCGGAAGGCGCTTATCTGGAATTGAATGCGAAGGAAAACATTCCTATTTTGATTCTTTCTGTGGCAACGGCGGTGTTGGCATTGGTTACAATATTTCTTTATAAGAACCGTAAACTGCAGTTGAAGCTTACATTGGTGGGATTGGCTGTAAGCATTCTTACCTTGGTATTGTATTTCAGAAAAACCAGTGAATTCGTGAATGGGAACTACAGCATATGGGCCATATTGAGCCTTGTGGTACCCGTGTTCCTTTTCTTTGCCACCAGGGGAATTTATAAAGATGAGAAGCTGATCAAAAGCCTGGACAGGCTGCGGTAA